In one Sphingomonas sanguinis genomic region, the following are encoded:
- a CDS encoding M61 family metallopeptidase gives MRFLAMTAAWALATTAMQPVAAQTAPARQANQAPVEYDIAFPRAQHHEAQVSVTYRGLDRNPVRFQMARSSPGRYALHEFAKNVYSVSAVDGAGKPLTVERTDPYGWTVAGHDGTVTVRYTLFGDRGDGTYAQIDPTHARLNIPATFLWAVGQSTRPIRVRFHPQAGWKIATQLAPTNDPTVFTARDLQYFMDSPVELSAWDERHWTVANGAKTYTIRLTVHHDGSAADLDRFAAMAQKVVAQQIAIFGETPAYDYGTYTFLADYMPQISGDGMEHRNSTVISQARSLAAGKFSQIQTLSHEFFHSWNVERIRPAELEPFDFTRANATPSLWLAEGFTQYYGPLAVVRAGEMPVEDYVAQLSGTLNALINSPARRYGGPQEMSLRAPFVDAAQSIDPTNPNIFFSYYPYGAVIALALDMELRQRFPQLTLDDYMRQLWRSFGKPERSYRPDDLRVALAQVTGDQGFADRFFARSITASGLPDFAPLLAQAGLTLRQKNPKAAWAGAMPGPVEGGMGMTVATMPGTPLYDAGVDKGDQIVSVDGRPVTDQQAWTAILSRHAPGDRIPIVYRQRGGERSTTLTLVADPTIEVVTNESIGQPLTPDQARFRQAWLGPRPVPNAPSPVPSPQ, from the coding sequence ATGCGGTTTCTGGCGATGACGGCGGCGTGGGCGCTGGCCACCACGGCGATGCAGCCGGTCGCGGCGCAGACCGCCCCCGCCCGGCAGGCCAATCAGGCGCCGGTCGAATATGACATCGCCTTCCCCCGCGCCCAGCATCACGAGGCGCAGGTCAGCGTCACCTATCGCGGGCTCGACCGCAACCCCGTCCGCTTCCAGATGGCCCGTTCGTCGCCCGGCCGCTATGCGCTGCACGAGTTCGCCAAGAACGTCTATTCGGTGTCCGCCGTCGACGGCGCAGGCAAGCCGCTGACCGTCGAGCGGACCGACCCCTATGGCTGGACGGTCGCTGGCCATGACGGCACCGTGACGGTGCGCTACACGCTGTTCGGCGACCGGGGCGACGGCACCTATGCGCAGATCGATCCGACCCATGCCCGGCTGAACATCCCCGCAACCTTCCTGTGGGCGGTCGGGCAGAGCACGCGGCCGATCCGCGTCCGCTTCCACCCCCAGGCCGGTTGGAAGATCGCCACGCAGCTGGCCCCGACGAACGACCCGACCGTCTTCACCGCGCGCGACCTGCAATATTTCATGGACAGCCCCGTCGAGCTGTCCGCCTGGGACGAGCGGCACTGGACCGTCGCGAACGGGGCGAAGACCTACACGATCCGCCTGACCGTCCATCATGACGGCAGCGCCGCCGATCTCGACCGTTTCGCGGCGATGGCGCAGAAGGTCGTGGCGCAGCAGATCGCGATCTTCGGCGAGACACCCGCCTATGACTATGGCACCTACACCTTCCTGGCCGATTACATGCCGCAGATCAGCGGCGACGGCATGGAGCATCGCAACTCCACGGTCATCAGCCAGGCGCGCTCGCTGGCGGCGGGCAAATTCTCGCAGATTCAGACGCTCAGCCACGAATTCTTCCACAGCTGGAATGTCGAGCGCATCCGCCCGGCCGAGTTGGAGCCGTTCGACTTTACCCGCGCCAATGCCACGCCGTCGCTGTGGCTGGCCGAGGGCTTCACCCAATATTACGGCCCGCTCGCGGTGGTCCGCGCGGGCGAGATGCCGGTCGAGGATTATGTCGCCCAGCTGTCGGGCACGCTGAACGCGCTCATCAATTCCCCGGCGCGGCGCTATGGCGGACCGCAGGAAATGAGCCTGCGCGCGCCCTTCGTGGATGCGGCGCAGTCGATCGACCCGACCAACCCGAACATCTTCTTCTCCTATTATCCCTATGGCGCGGTCATCGCGCTGGCGCTCGACATGGAGCTGCGGCAGCGCTTCCCGCAGCTGACGCTGGACGATTACATGCGCCAGCTCTGGCGCAGTTTCGGCAAGCCCGAGCGCAGCTATCGCCCCGACGATCTGCGCGTCGCGCTGGCGCAGGTGACGGGCGATCAGGGCTTTGCCGATCGCTTCTTCGCGCGCAGCATCACCGCCAGCGGCCTGCCCGATTTCGCGCCGCTGCTGGCCCAGGCCGGGCTGACCCTGCGCCAGAAGAACCCGAAGGCGGCCTGGGCGGGCGCTATGCCGGGGCCGGTCGAGGGCGGCATGGGAATGACGGTCGCGACCATGCCGGGCACGCCGCTCTATGACGCCGGAGTGGACAAGGGCGACCAGATCGTCAGCGTCGATGGCCGACCGGTGACCGATCAGCAGGCCTGGACCGCGATCCTGTCGCGCCACGCGCCCGGCGACCGCATCCCGATCGTCTATCGCCAGCGCGGCGGTGAACGCAGCACCACCCTGACGCTGGTTGCCGACCCGACGATCGAGGTGGTGACGAACGAAAGCATCGGCCAGCCGCTGACGCCTGATCAGGCCCGCTTCCGCCAGGCTTGGCTGGGGCCGCGCCCGGTGCCCAACGCCCCCTCGCCCGTTCCGTCCCCGCAATGA
- a CDS encoding NYN domain-containing protein produces MCAVFRAASTGEYAVDLKKYALFLIWPAGDRCRRGGVKALGSIASRRLLNFFMLISHPARPDITYLFIDAGCLRSVVEKIGERYLGDKAGVTVRYDVLRGIHQKAFYYDAVPAREHGEEQHIWLEGIDPQMAALNAIKSTDGFHAQLGDLRGRKARQKKVDVQIAVDMLLHTVRQNMERCTLIAGDIDFQPLLEALVREGMYVTLWHPDHAAEDLLNSADSCMALSPVSLKSCLYGPDGFCLIPENNCNIRPHDRSDVHMTWKVGTKQLEVSRLGHQWLVESYDPLASATSSYIVHPSLRVALAAAEDYWRIKVPSEVYGLEA; encoded by the coding sequence ATGTGTGCGGTTTTTCGCGCGGCGTCAACAGGGGAGTACGCAGTCGATTTGAAAAAGTACGCGCTGTTCCTGATATGGCCTGCGGGCGATCGATGCCGTCGCGGAGGGGTGAAGGCATTGGGTTCCATTGCTTCTCGACGCTTGCTAAACTTCTTCATGCTCATTTCACATCCGGCCCGGCCTGATATTACATATCTCTTCATCGACGCCGGATGTCTAAGGTCGGTAGTGGAGAAGATAGGCGAGAGATATCTGGGTGATAAAGCCGGTGTGACCGTGAGATACGATGTCTTGCGAGGTATCCACCAAAAGGCGTTTTACTACGATGCTGTCCCAGCGAGAGAGCATGGTGAAGAGCAGCATATCTGGCTAGAGGGCATCGATCCGCAAATGGCTGCACTAAACGCTATCAAGTCAACTGACGGCTTTCATGCTCAGTTAGGTGATCTTCGCGGTAGGAAGGCTCGGCAGAAAAAAGTTGATGTGCAGATAGCGGTTGATATGTTGCTTCACACTGTTCGGCAGAACATGGAGCGCTGCACCCTAATTGCTGGTGATATTGACTTTCAGCCTCTTCTAGAGGCTTTGGTGCGCGAAGGTATGTACGTTACATTGTGGCATCCGGATCACGCGGCAGAAGATCTGTTGAACAGTGCTGACAGTTGTATGGCATTAAGTCCAGTGTCGTTAAAATCATGCCTGTATGGCCCGGACGGATTTTGCTTAATACCAGAAAACAATTGTAACATTCGTCCCCATGATCGGTCAGATGTGCATATGACTTGGAAGGTCGGTACTAAGCAGCTTGAGGTGTCGAGATTGGGTCATCAGTGGCTGGTCGAAAGCTATGATCCGCTTGCGTCCGCAACGTCGAGCTATATCGTCCACCCGTCCCTTCGGGTCGCTCTAGCTGCTGCCGAGGATTACTGGCGTATCAAAGTGCCTTCGGAGGTTTACGGTCTGGAGGCTTAA
- a CDS encoding protein-L-isoaspartate O-methyltransferase family protein translates to MMTTSYDSSDFDAMRHAMVASQLRTTAVSDQRVVAAMARVPREAFVPEALRPVAYRDGTLDLGQGRAVNLPMATGRLLTEAYLEAGDRVLLIGAGTGYTAALLAGIVTQVIAVEENADLVAAARTALAGETKVEVVQGALNAGHAAAAPYDVLVIDGAVEELPTVLVEQVKIGGRIVTGLVENGVTRLASGRRTEGGHGVRAFADAECTILPGFARPRAFQF, encoded by the coding sequence ATGATGACAACCAGCTACGATTCCTCCGATTTCGACGCGATGCGCCATGCCATGGTGGCGAGCCAGCTGCGCACCACGGCGGTCAGCGACCAGCGTGTCGTCGCCGCGATGGCGCGCGTTCCGCGTGAGGCGTTCGTGCCCGAGGCGCTGCGGCCCGTGGCGTACCGCGACGGCACGCTGGACCTGGGACAGGGGCGGGCGGTCAATCTGCCGATGGCGACCGGTCGTCTGCTGACCGAGGCGTATCTGGAGGCGGGCGACCGCGTGCTGCTGATCGGTGCAGGCACCGGCTATACCGCAGCCCTTCTCGCCGGGATCGTGACCCAGGTGATCGCGGTCGAGGAAAATGCCGATCTGGTCGCCGCCGCGCGCACCGCGTTGGCGGGGGAGACCAAGGTCGAGGTCGTGCAGGGCGCGCTCAATGCCGGGCATGCTGCGGCGGCCCCCTATGACGTGCTGGTCATCGACGGCGCGGTCGAGGAACTGCCGACCGTGCTGGTCGAGCAGGTCAAGATCGGCGGCCGGATCGTCACGGGTCTGGTCGAGAACGGCGTCACGCGTCTGGCGAGCGGTCGCCGGACCGAGGGCGGCCACGGTGTCCGCGCCTTTGCCGATGCCGAATGCACCATCCTGCCGGGCTTTGCCCGTCCTCGCGCCTTCCAATTCTGA
- a CDS encoding TolC family outer membrane protein — MRLHLTSSLTSGVLIGSALLLAGSASAETLREAMVRAYQTNPTITGQRAAQRATDENVPIARSNGLPSLQSNAQIIDNIVVANNNFLNPERVGTGQVQLSVPLYQGGAVKNAVRAAETRVDAGRAQLRGVEANLFTNVVAAYMNVIRDEAIVNLNTRNVNVLDTNLRASRDRFQVGDLTRTDVAQSEARLAQARAQLQSAQANLISSRENYVNIVGVAPVGLEQPPALPALPASPNQAVAVALDQNPQLIAARRSADATRYDINVARANRLPRVAAVSSGNYFNYLGSLNVPNVPVSGVNATVGVQLSMPLFQGGRPAAQVRQAEALRGQALENATGTERQVVAQVRSAYAVWQSSQEVIASAESAVRANSLSLEGVRAENSVGTRTVLDILNAEQELLNSQVTLVTARRDAYVAGFALIAAMGNAEARDLGLDGGSLYDPVVNYKRVRNRINDWGGDGEPAPVASTTAGTPAQTAAITRPLDPDVNAPVDRSPALTTGAEAPSRQ, encoded by the coding sequence ATGCGCCTGCACCTGACCTCCAGTCTCACCTCCGGCGTTCTGATCGGTTCGGCCCTGCTGCTTGCCGGATCGGCGTCGGCGGAGACGCTGCGCGAGGCGATGGTGCGGGCGTATCAGACCAACCCGACGATCACCGGCCAGCGCGCCGCCCAGCGCGCGACCGATGAGAATGTGCCGATCGCGAGGTCGAACGGCCTGCCGTCGCTGCAATCCAATGCGCAGATCATCGACAATATCGTTGTCGCCAACAACAACTTCCTGAACCCGGAACGCGTCGGCACCGGGCAGGTGCAATTGTCGGTGCCGCTCTATCAGGGCGGTGCGGTCAAGAATGCGGTGCGCGCAGCCGAAACGCGGGTCGATGCGGGCCGGGCGCAGCTGCGCGGGGTGGAGGCGAACCTCTTCACCAACGTCGTCGCGGCGTACATGAACGTCATCCGCGACGAGGCGATCGTCAATCTCAACACCCGCAACGTCAACGTGCTGGACACCAATTTGCGCGCCTCGCGCGATCGGTTTCAGGTCGGCGACTTGACCCGCACCGACGTCGCCCAGTCCGAAGCGCGGCTGGCGCAGGCGCGTGCGCAGCTTCAGTCGGCGCAGGCGAACTTGATCTCCAGCCGCGAGAATTACGTCAACATCGTCGGGGTCGCGCCCGTCGGCCTGGAGCAGCCGCCCGCGCTTCCCGCGCTGCCCGCGTCGCCCAACCAGGCGGTGGCGGTCGCGCTCGACCAGAATCCGCAGCTGATCGCCGCGCGGCGCTCGGCGGATGCGACCCGCTATGACATCAACGTGGCCCGCGCCAACCGGCTGCCGCGCGTGGCGGCGGTGTCGAGCGGTAACTATTTCAACTATCTGGGCTCGCTGAACGTGCCCAACGTGCCCGTGTCGGGCGTCAACGCGACGGTCGGCGTGCAGCTGTCCATGCCGCTGTTCCAGGGCGGCCGCCCGGCGGCGCAGGTCCGTCAGGCCGAGGCGCTGCGCGGTCAGGCGCTGGAGAACGCGACCGGCACCGAGCGTCAGGTCGTGGCGCAGGTCCGTTCCGCCTATGCCGTGTGGCAATCCTCGCAGGAGGTGATCGCCTCGGCCGAATCGGCGGTGCGCGCCAACTCGCTGTCGCTGGAGGGCGTGCGGGCCGAGAACAGCGTCGGCACCCGCACCGTGCTCGACATCCTGAACGCCGAGCAGGAACTGCTCAACAGCCAGGTGACGTTGGTGACGGCGCGGCGCGACGCCTATGTCGCGGGCTTCGCGTTGATCGCGGCGATGGGCAATGCCGAGGCGCGCGACCTGGGGCTGGACGGCGGTTCGCTCTATGATCCGGTCGTCAACTACAAGCGCGTCCGCAACAGGATTAACGACTGGGGCGGCGACGGCGAGCCTGCGCCGGTCGCCAGCACCACCGCCGGAACCCCCGCCCAGACGGCGGCGATCACCCGTCCGCTCGACCCCGACGTCAACGCCCCTGTTGACAGAAGCCCCGCATTAACCACAGGTGCGGAGGCGCCAAGCCGGCAATAA
- a CDS encoding DUF2497 domain-containing protein yields MGEISAEPSMEEILSSIKRIIAEEGEVPARQRRQPRPVPAPASEDDSPEVLELSDPMPLRMKVEAAAARAAESAMRAVAPEPAPAPAPAPEPVAHVAAPAPAAPPVQADAEEIEEPIVSPRVAEASRGSLEALSRMMVKPEPTSDGTLEGLVRDMLRPMLREWLDTHLPEMVEAMVAREIARITREGR; encoded by the coding sequence ATGGGTGAGATCAGCGCCGAGCCGTCGATGGAAGAGATTCTCTCCTCGATCAAACGGATCATTGCCGAAGAAGGCGAAGTGCCCGCGCGGCAGCGTCGCCAGCCGCGCCCGGTGCCCGCGCCTGCGTCCGAGGATGATTCGCCCGAGGTTCTGGAACTCAGCGATCCGATGCCGCTGCGCATGAAGGTCGAGGCTGCCGCCGCCCGCGCCGCCGAATCGGCGATGCGTGCCGTGGCGCCCGAACCGGCTCCTGCGCCCGCTCCGGCCCCCGAGCCGGTGGCGCATGTCGCCGCGCCCGCGCCCGCCGCCCCCCCGGTTCAGGCCGATGCGGAGGAGATCGAGGAGCCGATCGTTTCCCCGCGCGTGGCCGAGGCCAGCCGTGGTTCCCTGGAGGCGCTCAGCCGTATGATGGTCAAGCCCGAACCCACCAGCGACGGCACCCTGGAGGGGCTGGTTCGCGACATGCTGCGCCCGATGCTGCGCGAATGGCTCGATACCCATCTGCCCGAGATGGTCGAGGCGATGGTCGCGCGCGAAATCGCCCGGATCACGCGCGAAGGGCGCTGA
- a CDS encoding histidine kinase famiy protein, which produces MNPTPETPDLSKSTRSAVSSPPIADAKQPHSGQSDIFFAAVKTTRMPMIVTDPRQPDNPIVFCNEAFSFMTGYSEEEILGTNCRFLQGPETDRNVVAQIRAAVERRDEIAVELLNYRKNGSTFWNALFVSPVYDDAGELVYFFSSQLDISRRREAEDALHEAQKMEAVGKLTGGIAHDFNNLLQVIIGYADILEARVDQGDRGGRRAVEAIAAAAARGATLTQQLLAFARKQELRDRLLNFNQLIEDFRPILNRTAGEGVVMRQRLEENLWNCRIDPVQAEMALLNIVTNAREAIARSRGQGEITISTRNMIQSADSADGPANLEPGEYVVVRVADDGPGIDPQIADKIFDPFFTTKEMGKGAGLGLAMVYGFMRQSGGLATVEPDGEGVALALYFPRAAGVTERRAAPVQPARSGGVERVLMVEDQEDVGDLGKSMLEDLGYDVVLTRSAREALDHLARDSDFALLFTDILMPGGMNGVALAQVVRRDYPHLSVLLTTGFADEAIDEGARSYELIRKPYRRADLNERIRAVLDRPGART; this is translated from the coding sequence ATGAACCCGACACCCGAGACGCCCGATCTATCGAAGTCGACGCGCTCGGCCGTGTCGTCCCCGCCGATCGCCGATGCGAAGCAGCCGCATTCGGGCCAGTCGGACATCTTCTTCGCCGCCGTGAAGACAACGCGGATGCCGATGATCGTCACCGATCCCCGGCAGCCGGACAATCCCATCGTCTTCTGCAACGAAGCGTTCAGCTTCATGACCGGCTATTCCGAAGAGGAAATTCTCGGCACGAACTGCCGCTTCCTGCAGGGGCCGGAAACGGACCGCAACGTGGTGGCGCAAATCCGTGCCGCAGTGGAACGGCGCGACGAGATCGCGGTCGAACTGCTCAACTATCGCAAGAACGGCTCGACCTTTTGGAACGCGCTGTTCGTCTCGCCGGTCTATGACGATGCGGGCGAGCTGGTCTATTTCTTCAGCAGCCAGCTCGACATTTCGCGCCGCCGCGAGGCCGAGGACGCGCTGCACGAGGCGCAGAAGATGGAGGCGGTCGGCAAGCTGACCGGCGGCATCGCGCATGACTTCAACAATCTGCTCCAGGTCATCATCGGTTATGCCGATATCCTCGAGGCGCGGGTCGATCAGGGCGACCGCGGCGGACGCCGCGCGGTCGAGGCGATCGCCGCCGCCGCCGCGCGCGGCGCGACGCTGACCCAGCAACTGCTCGCCTTCGCCCGCAAGCAGGAGCTGCGCGACCGGCTGCTCAACTTCAACCAGCTGATCGAGGATTTCCGCCCGATCCTGAACCGCACGGCGGGCGAGGGCGTGGTGATGCGCCAGCGGTTGGAGGAAAATCTCTGGAACTGCCGGATCGACCCGGTCCAGGCCGAGATGGCGCTGCTCAACATCGTCACCAATGCGCGCGAGGCGATCGCGCGCAGTCGGGGGCAGGGCGAGATCACCATCTCGACCCGCAACATGATCCAGTCTGCCGACAGCGCCGACGGTCCGGCCAATCTGGAGCCCGGCGAATATGTGGTGGTCCGCGTCGCCGATGACGGACCGGGCATCGACCCGCAGATCGCCGACAAGATCTTCGACCCCTTCTTCACCACCAAGGAAATGGGGAAGGGCGCGGGGCTGGGTCTCGCCATGGTTTATGGCTTCATGCGCCAGTCGGGCGGGCTGGCCACGGTCGAGCCGGACGGCGAGGGCGTGGCGCTCGCGCTGTATTTCCCCCGCGCCGCCGGAGTCACCGAACGTCGCGCCGCACCCGTCCAGCCTGCGCGCAGCGGCGGGGTCGAGCGTGTGCTGATGGTCGAGGATCAAGAGGATGTCGGCGATCTCGGCAAATCGATGCTGGAGGATTTGGGCTATGACGTCGTCCTGACCCGCAGCGCGCGCGAGGCGCTGGACCATCTGGCGCGGGACAGCGATTTCGCGCTGCTGTTCACCGACATCCTGATGCCCGGCGGCATGAACGGCGTCGCGCTGGCGCAGGTGGTGCGGCGCGATTATCCGCATCTGTCGGTGTTGCTGACCACCGGCTTTGCCGACGAGGCGATCGACGAGGGCGCGCGCTCCTATGAGCTGATCCGCAAGCCCTATCGCCGCGCCGACCTGAACGAACGGATTCGCGCGGTCCTCGACCGGCCGGGTGCGCGAACCTGA